One Brassica oleracea var. oleracea cultivar TO1000 chromosome C7, BOL, whole genome shotgun sequence genomic window carries:
- the LOC106304160 gene encoding F-box protein PP2-B10-like gives MSENHGKRRREIGSDSSPFDSFPEDCICKIVSCTSPRDACVVATVSKAFESAAKSDVVWEKFLPPQYESLVPSSRHFSSKKELYFAFCEDPVLIDDGTKSFWLDKASGKKCIMLSAMNISIMWGDTPQYWEWITFPEARFKRVAKLLDLCWFEIRGRTKTRVLSPRTRYSAYIVFKKVNHCNSFEDVAIEAGVGVVGNEASTRFIYFDARVDGLSLRRRRRRPHERRDGWMEIELGEFFSGGDIMNSDEIEMSALETKLGHWKSGLIIQGIEIRPVRT, from the exons ATGAGTGAAAATCACGGCAAACGCAGACGAGAGATCGGTTCGGATTCGTCGCCGTTCGATTCCTTTCCGGAGGATTGCATCTGCAAGATAGTCTCCTGCACAAGTCCACGTGATGCGTGCGTCGTCGCTACTGTTTCTAAAGCCTTTGAATCTGCGGCGAAGTCAGATGTTGTATGGGAGAAGTTTCTTCCGCCCCAGTATGAATCCCTTGTTCCTTCATCGCGTCATTTCTCATCCAAGAAGGAGCTATACTTCGCGTTTTGCGAGGACCCTGTTCTTATCGACGATGGTACAAAG AGCTTTTGGTTAGACAAAGCCAGTGGAAAGAAGTGTATCATGCTATCTGCGATGAACATCTCAATCATGTGGGGAGATACTCCACAGTATTGGGAATGGATTACATTTCCCGAAGCTAG GTTTAAAAGAGTTGCGAAGCTTCTTGATTTATGTTGGTTTGAGATTAGAGGCAGGACGAAGACTCGTGTCCTATCTCCAAGAACACGTTACTCGGCTTACATTGTGTTTAAGAAGGTAAATCATTGTAACAGCTTTGAGGATGTGGCTATAGAAGCTGGAGTTGGAGTGGTGGGGAATGAAGCTTCTACAAGATTCATATACTTTGATGCGCGAGTGGATGGGCTGTCTTTGAGGAGGAGGCGAAGGAGGCCACATGAGAGAAGAGATGGGTGGATGGAGATAGAGCTTGGGGAATTCTTCAGTGGAGGAGATATAATGAATAGTGATGAAATTGAGATGAGTGCTTTAGAGACCAAGCTTGGCCATTGGAAGAGTGGCTTGATCATTCAAGGAATTGAAATCCGTCCTGTAAGAACCTAG
- the LOC106307008 gene encoding glutathione S-transferase Z1, with translation MANSGEEKLKLYSYWRSSCAHRVRIALSLKGLEYEYIPVNLLKGEQSDPDFKKINPMGTVPALVDGGVVISDSLAIIMYLDEKYPEPPLLPRDLHKRAVNFQAASIVLSGIQPHQNLGVIKFIEEKINSEEKTAWVTNAITKGFTALEKLLVSCAGKHATGDEVYLADLFLAPQIYGAINRFQINLEPYPTLATCYESYKDLPAFQNAAPEKQPDAPASTS, from the exons ATG GCGAATTCGGGAGAAGAGAAGCTGAAGCTATACTCTTACTGGAGAAGCTCCTGCGCTCATCGTGTCCGTATCGCCCTCTCTCTTAAAG GTCTTGAATATGAGTATATACCTGTGAATCTGCTCAAGGGTGAACAGTCCGATCCAG ATTTCAAGAAGATCAATCCAATGGGTACTGTACCAGCCCTTGTTGATGGAGGTGTTGTCATATCCGATTCTCTTGCCATCATAATG TATCTGGACGAGAAGTACCCTGAGCCACCTCTCTTACCTCGCGACCTCCACAAACGGGCTGTCAATTTCCAG GCAGCGAGTATTGTCTTGTCTGGGATACAGCCTCATCAAAACCTGGGTGTTATT AAATTCATTGAAGAAAAGATAAATTCGGAGGAGAAAACTGCTTGGGTTACTAATGCTATCACAAAAGGATTCACAG CTCTCGAGAAACTGTTGGTGAGCTGCGCTGGAAAACACGCAACTGGTGATGAAGTTTACTTG GCTGATCTCTTTCTAGCACCACAGATCTACGGAGCTATCAACAGATTCCAGATTAACTTG GAACCGTACCCGACCCTTGCAACGTGTTACGAGTCATACAAGGATCTTCCTGCGTTTCAAAACGCAGCACCAGAGAAGCAGCCAGATGCTCCTGCTTCCACCAGCTGA
- the LOC106303580 gene encoding uncharacterized protein LOC106303580, with translation MSNPLKEPREDTSGSVRHMREDNEYVRLVVGTPHEPSPPETVLVSQSEIRTRNLIWWFKALGICALALVLTLVFAKWGVPFVFQKVLIPILQWEATAFGRPMLAIVLVVSLALFPVFLIPSGPSMWLAGMIFGYGLGFVIIMVGTTVGMVLPYLIGLMFRDRLHQWLKRWPRQAAVLRLAAEGSWFHQFRVVAIFRVSPFPYTIFNYAIVVTSMRFWPYLFGSIAGMIPEAFIYIYSGRLIRTFADVQYGHQRLTTVEIVYNVVSLIIAVVTTVAFTVYAKRALRELQNAEANEDEEVQARKPGRLEMKNVEDNHRRLGSSHALP, from the exons ATGTCAAATCCACTGAAAGAGCCAAGAGAGGATACCTCAGGCTCGGTTCGTCACATGAGGGAAGATAATGAATACGTTCGCCTTGTTGTTGGGACCCCCCATGAACCTTCTCCTCCTGAAACCGTGTTAGTGTCTCAATCAGAGATCCGGACTAGAAACTTGATTTGGTGGTTTAAAGCTTTGGGGATTTGTGCACTTGCTCTCGTCCTCACTCTTGTCTTCGCCAAATGGGGAGTTCCATTTGTATTCCAAAAG GTTTTGATTCCGATTCTACAATGGGAAGCAACTGCTTTTGGCCGTCCTATGCTCGCCATCGTCCTTGTTGTTTCCTTGGCTTTGTTCCCTGTCTTCTTGATCCCTTCTGGTCCTTCCATGTGGCTAGCTGGCATGATTTTCGGTTATGGTCTCGGTTTCGTTATTATCATGGTTGGAACCACCGTTGGCATGGTTCTTCCTTACTTAATCGGCCTTATGTTTCGTGATCGCCTCCAC CAATGGTTGAAAAGGTGGCCTCGTCAAGCCGCTGTTCTTAGATTAGCAGCAGAAGGAAGCTGGTTCCATCAGTTCAGAGTCGTGGCAATCTTTCGTGTTTCTCCATTCCCTTACACCATTTTCAACTACGCCATCGTTGTGACAAGCATGAGGTTCTGGCCTTACTTGTTCGGTTCCATAGCAGGAATGATACCTGAAGCTTTCATCTACATTTACAG CGGTCGATTGATCAGAACATTCGCGGATGTGCAATACGGACATCAACGTTTGACAACGGTAGAGATAGTGTACAACGTAGTCTCCTTGATCATTGCGGTTGTGACGACTGTAGCTTTCACTGTGTACGCTAAAAGAGCTTTGAGAGAGCTTCAAAACGCAGAAGCTAACGAAGATGAGGAAGTCCAGGCTAGAAAGCCAGGGAGATTGGAGATGAAGAACGTTGAAGATAATCACAGGCGTTTGGGTTCTTCTCATGCATTGCCCTAA
- the LOC106307007 gene encoding uncharacterized protein YacP isoform X1 — protein MKTAGAPPHRGGSSSSSAYFYQSSSSSSSVASCRVLVVKMGGKSKNHQSKQDSEPEPPRIKSNVKHNLQLLKLWKEFQNRGSGTAKPATSYRKKKAEKDELPDDSELYRDPTNTLYYTNQGLLDDAVPVLLVDGYNVCGYWMKLKKHFMKGKLDVARQKLVDELVSFSMVKEVKVVVVFDALMSGLPTHKEDFAGVDVIFSGETCADSWIEKEVVALREDGCPKVWVVTSDVCQQQAAHGAGAYVWSSKALVSEIKSMHKEVERMMQETRSTSFQGRLLKHNLDSEVVDALKDLRDKLSENETKR, from the exons ATGAAAACAGCCGGAGCGCCGCCGCATAGAGGTGGCTCCTCCTCCTCTTCCGCCTACTTCTACCAGTCTTCATCGTCATCTTCCTCCGTCGCTAGCTGTAGAGTTCTCGTGGTGAAGATGGGTGGGAAAAGCAAGAACCATCAATCTAAG CAGGACTCAGAGCCAGAACCACCGAGAATCAAATCCAATGTGAAGCATAACTTGCAGCTTCTCAAGTTGTGGAAG GAGTTTCAGAACAGAGGATCTGGCACGGCAAAGCCAGCAACTAGTTACAGGAAAAAGAAAGCAGAGAAAGACGAGTTACCCGATGATAGCGAGCTCTACCGTGATCCTACAAACACACTTTACTA CACGAATCAGGGTCTGTTGGACGATGCAGTTCCGGTTCTGCTTGTTGACGGTTATAATGTATGTGGGTACTGGATGAAGCTGAAGAAACATTTCATGAAGGGTAAGCTTGACGTTGCTCGCCAGAAGCTAGTTGATGAACTTGTCTCCTTCAGTATGGTTAAAG AGGTTAAGGTAGTGGTTGTGTTTGATGCTCTCATGTCTGGTCTCCCTACTCACAAGGAAGACTTTGCTGG TGTTGATGTGATCTTCTCAGGAGAAACTTGCGCTGACTCTTGGATTGAAAAGGAG GTGGTTGCATTGAGAGAAGATGGATGCCCCAAGGTTTGGGTTGTAACATCTGATGTTTGTCAACAACAAGCAGCACATGGAGCG GGAGCTTATGTTTGGAGTAGCAAGGCATTGGTTTCTGAG ATCAAATCAATGCATAAGGAGGTTGAGAGAATGATGCAGGAAACAAG GTCAACATCTTTCCAAGGAAGATTGCTGAAACACAATCTTGATTCTGAAGTGGTTGATGCTCTTAAAGATCTAAGAGACAAATTATCAGAAAACGAAACAAAGAGATGA
- the LOC106307007 gene encoding uncharacterized protein YacP isoform X2, which produces MKTAGAPPHRGGSSSSSAYFYQSSSSSSSVASCRVLVVKMGGKSKNHQSKDSEPEPPRIKSNVKHNLQLLKLWKEFQNRGSGTAKPATSYRKKKAEKDELPDDSELYRDPTNTLYYTNQGLLDDAVPVLLVDGYNVCGYWMKLKKHFMKGKLDVARQKLVDELVSFSMVKEVKVVVVFDALMSGLPTHKEDFAGVDVIFSGETCADSWIEKEVVALREDGCPKVWVVTSDVCQQQAAHGAGAYVWSSKALVSEIKSMHKEVERMMQETRSTSFQGRLLKHNLDSEVVDALKDLRDKLSENETKR; this is translated from the exons ATGAAAACAGCCGGAGCGCCGCCGCATAGAGGTGGCTCCTCCTCCTCTTCCGCCTACTTCTACCAGTCTTCATCGTCATCTTCCTCCGTCGCTAGCTGTAGAGTTCTCGTGGTGAAGATGGGTGGGAAAAGCAAGAACCATCAATCTAAG GACTCAGAGCCAGAACCACCGAGAATCAAATCCAATGTGAAGCATAACTTGCAGCTTCTCAAGTTGTGGAAG GAGTTTCAGAACAGAGGATCTGGCACGGCAAAGCCAGCAACTAGTTACAGGAAAAAGAAAGCAGAGAAAGACGAGTTACCCGATGATAGCGAGCTCTACCGTGATCCTACAAACACACTTTACTA CACGAATCAGGGTCTGTTGGACGATGCAGTTCCGGTTCTGCTTGTTGACGGTTATAATGTATGTGGGTACTGGATGAAGCTGAAGAAACATTTCATGAAGGGTAAGCTTGACGTTGCTCGCCAGAAGCTAGTTGATGAACTTGTCTCCTTCAGTATGGTTAAAG AGGTTAAGGTAGTGGTTGTGTTTGATGCTCTCATGTCTGGTCTCCCTACTCACAAGGAAGACTTTGCTGG TGTTGATGTGATCTTCTCAGGAGAAACTTGCGCTGACTCTTGGATTGAAAAGGAG GTGGTTGCATTGAGAGAAGATGGATGCCCCAAGGTTTGGGTTGTAACATCTGATGTTTGTCAACAACAAGCAGCACATGGAGCG GGAGCTTATGTTTGGAGTAGCAAGGCATTGGTTTCTGAG ATCAAATCAATGCATAAGGAGGTTGAGAGAATGATGCAGGAAACAAG GTCAACATCTTTCCAAGGAAGATTGCTGAAACACAATCTTGATTCTGAAGTGGTTGATGCTCTTAAAGATCTAAGAGACAAATTATCAGAAAACGAAACAAAGAGATGA